The Corynebacterium minutissimum genome includes the window TGGAGAAGGAACAGTGATCCTTGCCGCCGATGGGGTAGAGCAGAGCTTTGCCGACGCCGCCGCAGCCGGCCCTCTACTTCTAGGAATTCTGGCCGCTGCCGCGGCGGGTTTGGTGTCTTTTGCCTCGCCCTGCGTGATTCCCCTCGTGCCCGGCTACATGTCTTACCTCGCCTCCGTGGTCGGCGGTGAGGTGAGTTATGACGAGGAGTTGGGGGTGGGCGTCGGCAAGCGCAGGCAATGGGCCGTCGTCGCTGCCGCAGCACTGTTTGTGCTGGGCTTTACCGTCGTCTTTGTGCTCGCCACGGTGTCCGTCTTCGGTGCCATCTCGGCGCTGACGCTCAACGCGGACATTCTTATGCGCGCTGGCGGCATCATCACCATCCTCATGGGCGTGGTGTTCATGGGCGTGGTGCCGGTGCTGCAAAAAGACACGCGCATGGCGCCGAAGCGCTGGACCACCTGGCTCGGAGCGCCGCTGCTCGGAGGAGTGTTTGCGCTGGGCTGGACTCCCTGCCTAGGGCCCACGCTGGCCGCCATCCTCTCCGTGTCTGCAGGCACTGAGGGCACGACGGCGCTGCGCGGCACCATCCTCATAATTGGATACTGCCTGGGCCTGGGCCTGCCCTTCCTACTCGTGGCACTTGGTTCAGCCAAAGCCATGCGCACCATTTCCTGGATGCGCAAACACTCCCGTGCCATCCAGATTGTCGGTGGCATCGCCATGATCCTCGTGGGCCTAGCCTTGCTGACTGGCCTGTGGGAGAGCTTTATCAACGCCATTCGCCAGTGGACTGTGTCATGGTCTGAGTCCAACGGCACGACGCTGATTTAAGGAGAGATTTTCGTGAGGTACATCCGCAAGGCCTGGCACTGGCTGACCAGCATGCGCACCGCACTGGCGCTGCTCTTCCTGCTGGCCATCGCCGCGATTCCAGGATCCCTCCTGCCGCAGCGCTCGCTCAATGAGTCCAACGTCGATGACTTCATCGCAACCAACGGCAAGGTGGCGGAGATCTACGACAAGCTGCAGCTTTTCGATGTTTTCTCCTCCGTCTGGTTCCAGGCCATCTACGTTCTGCTCATGATTTCTCTGGTGGGCTGCATCATCCCGCGCTCCTGGGATCACTACAAGGCCTGGAAGACGCCGCCCACGCGTGCGCCAAAGTACCTGGAGAAGATGCCGCTCAACGCTACCGGGCACTCAGAGAAGTCCCCGGAGGAGATCGCCGCGGCGACGACGACCATGCTGAAGAAGTGGCGCGTCTCGGAGGTGTCTGCGGAGC containing:
- a CDS encoding cytochrome c biogenesis CcdA family protein — encoded protein: MILAADGVEQSFADAAAAGPLLLGILAAAAAGLVSFASPCVIPLVPGYMSYLASVVGGEVSYDEELGVGVGKRRQWAVVAAAALFVLGFTVVFVLATVSVFGAISALTLNADILMRAGGIITILMGVVFMGVVPVLQKDTRMAPKRWTTWLGAPLLGGVFALGWTPCLGPTLAAILSVSAGTEGTTALRGTILIIGYCLGLGLPFLLVALGSAKAMRTISWMRKHSRAIQIVGGIAMILVGLALLTGLWESFINAIRQWTVSWSESNGTTLI